One genomic region from Candidatus Cloacimonadota bacterium encodes:
- the argS gene encoding arginine--tRNA ligase, translating into MLKKKIFNNILSSLKKLELRYNRKFHVEIPNIAEHGDYSTNVAMVISKMNGMKPRELAEKLAKELNKSKNYKSVEIAGPGFINFKLSNSLYHKSLQEIIKAKDRFGSSDYGKRKKILLEFISANPTGPLNVVSARAGAYGDSLARIMEFVGFEPFKEFYVNDAGNQVEILGESMEIRYRELHGDDMEEFPPEAYHGEYIKDLAAQLNSIDGSKLFHIAEKDRLERMQNFALEEIHKMQVKSLERFDVIFDNWMSEKKLRLEGMLEEALSYLAEAHCTYEKEDAVWFSSTQFGDEKDRVLIKTDGNPTYLVPDIAYHITKFQRGFDVLVDVLGPDHHGHVSKLRAALTALELDLSKLEIVYLQHINLIQDGETVKMSKRAGKIVTLDDLIDEVGKDAARYFFVNRKPSAHLDFDLELAKKKSSENPVYYCQYAHARIASVIKKAKKEKITLKDFDVKNLRKLNKDSELTLIKKMLNLPEILHACADHREPHRLAGYTHELAGMLHKYYAKYQIVNAKHKELSQSRLYLLSAIKSVLAISLNLLGVTAKDKM; encoded by the coding sequence ATGCTAAAAAAGAAAATCTTTAACAATATCCTTTCCAGCCTGAAAAAGCTGGAATTGAGATATAATCGAAAATTCCATGTAGAAATTCCCAATATTGCAGAACATGGCGATTATTCTACAAATGTTGCTATGGTCATCAGCAAGATGAATGGCATGAAGCCGCGAGAACTGGCGGAAAAACTTGCTAAAGAACTCAACAAAAGCAAAAATTACAAATCTGTGGAAATTGCCGGTCCAGGATTTATAAACTTCAAACTTTCAAACTCATTATATCATAAAAGTTTGCAGGAGATCATTAAAGCCAAAGACCGATTCGGATCTTCCGATTATGGTAAAAGAAAGAAAATTCTTTTGGAATTTATCAGTGCCAATCCCACCGGACCTTTGAACGTAGTTAGTGCCAGAGCGGGTGCTTATGGAGATTCTTTGGCCAGGATCATGGAATTCGTCGGTTTTGAACCTTTTAAAGAATTTTATGTGAATGATGCTGGAAATCAGGTTGAGATTCTTGGTGAATCGATGGAAATTCGTTATCGTGAGCTACATGGCGATGATATGGAAGAATTTCCGCCGGAAGCTTATCATGGTGAATACATCAAAGATCTGGCAGCACAGCTGAACTCAATAGATGGTTCTAAACTTTTCCATATTGCCGAAAAAGACCGATTGGAAAGAATGCAGAATTTTGCTCTGGAAGAAATCCATAAAATGCAGGTAAAAAGCCTGGAAAGATTCGACGTGATCTTTGATAACTGGATGAGTGAAAAGAAATTACGCTTGGAAGGAATGCTGGAAGAAGCACTCAGTTATCTGGCAGAAGCTCATTGCACTTACGAAAAAGAAGATGCAGTCTGGTTTTCTTCGACGCAATTCGGTGATGAAAAAGACAGAGTTCTCATCAAAACTGACGGCAATCCTACTTACCTTGTTCCGGATATCGCATATCATATCACCAAATTTCAGCGTGGATTCGATGTTCTGGTCGACGTTTTAGGACCGGATCATCATGGCCATGTTTCCAAGCTGCGTGCTGCTCTCACAGCCCTGGAACTTGATCTTTCCAAACTGGAAATTGTCTATCTGCAGCACATCAATCTCATTCAGGATGGTGAAACGGTGAAGATGTCTAAACGGGCAGGAAAGATAGTAACTTTGGATGATCTGATCGATGAAGTAGGAAAAGATGCAGCTCGTTATTTCTTCGTGAACAGAAAACCTAGTGCTCATCTTGATTTTGATCTGGAATTGGCAAAAAAGAAATCTTCTGAAAATCCGGTTTATTACTGTCAGTATGCTCATGCCAGAATTGCCAGTGTGATAAAAAAGGCTAAAAAAGAAAAAATAACCTTAAAAGATTTTGATGTAAAAAATCTTAGAAAATTAAACAAAGACAGCGAACTTACACTCATCAAGAAAATGCTGAATTTACCCGAGATATTGCATGCTTGTGCCGATCATCGTGAACCTCATCGACTTGCCGGCTACACACACGAACTTGCTGGAATGTTACACAAATATTATGCAAAATATCAGATCGTAAATGCTAAACACAAAGAGCTCAGTCAAAGCAGATTATACCTGCTTTCTGCCATTAAATCAGTTTTGGCGATTTCATTGAATCTTTTGGGCGTTACAGCCAAAGATAAAATGTAA
- a CDS encoding tetratricopeptide repeat protein: MKKVMIFLLISFLFISLIFAQEIIQDTFQKALSAYEANDFETALKSFSQLENEGIINADLFYNIGNCHFRLGNIGEAILYYKKALKEQSNHEAARRNLNYALTFTQDKQGTNNEDVVRSFWKKTYDSLSLNLLAFLILIFFAAIVFMICIMIIRYRGREKTVPFFITSILIVFMIVFVLLGFLKWQDYHHSKQAVLLSKSAIGYSGPSQEFVRVFTIHEGMIFQIERTENDWSLIKLANGLGGWIPTNTYEKI, translated from the coding sequence ATGAAAAAGGTAATGATATTCTTATTAATTTCCTTCTTGTTCATTTCATTGATATTTGCCCAGGAAATTATTCAAGATACATTCCAAAAAGCACTTTCAGCTTATGAAGCGAATGATTTTGAAACAGCATTAAAATCGTTTTCTCAACTGGAAAATGAAGGAATTATCAATGCTGACCTGTTTTACAATATTGGTAACTGTCATTTTCGATTGGGAAATATCGGGGAAGCGATCCTGTATTATAAAAAAGCGTTAAAAGAGCAATCTAACCACGAAGCAGCCCGTAGAAATTTGAATTATGCACTTACTTTTACCCAGGATAAGCAGGGAACCAATAATGAAGACGTTGTCCGCTCTTTCTGGAAGAAAACTTACGATTCACTTTCTTTGAATTTATTAGCATTCCTAATCCTGATATTTTTTGCAGCAATCGTTTTTATGATCTGCATTATGATAATCCGCTACCGGGGAAGAGAAAAGACCGTTCCTTTTTTCATTACATCCATTTTAATAGTTTTTATGATCGTTTTTGTTCTGCTTGGTTTTCTAAAATGGCAGGATTATCATCATTCCAAGCAGGCAGTATTGCTTTCCAAAAGTGCAATTGGTTATAGTGGCCCCAGCCAGGAATTCGTACGTGTTTTCACGATTCACGAAGGTATGATATTCCAAATAGAAAGAACGGAAAATGATTGGAGTCTGATCAAGCTTGCAAATGGATTAGGCGGTTGGATTCCAACCAATACTTATGAAAAAATATAG
- a CDS encoding DUF58 domain-containing protein, translated as METSDIIKRIKKIEITTRNLVNDLFSGEYHSLFKGQGLEFSEVREYQEGDSFRQIDWNVTARQGFPFIKKFEETRELNVLFLVDGSASTLFGTHSYLKSELITEITAVLSFSALSNNDKVGLLLFTDDVEKYVPPRKGKKSALRILRDILYFEPKNKQTNITKAVEYIYRLTKKKSIIFVISDFMDDDYTNSLKLLAKKHDVIALRVLDKAEIELPDAGILQLKDAESGKMITVNSSHKKIRDRYSDLIKEQDEKLKETFRKMKIELVTLFTDKPYAPELRKFFKFRIRMKNQR; from the coding sequence ATGGAAACATCGGATATAATAAAGCGCATAAAAAAAATTGAGATAACGACCAGAAACCTGGTAAACGATCTCTTCTCGGGCGAATATCACAGCCTGTTCAAGGGGCAGGGACTGGAATTTTCTGAAGTGCGTGAATACCAGGAAGGTGACAGTTTCCGTCAAATCGACTGGAATGTAACCGCCCGACAGGGTTTTCCGTTCATCAAAAAATTTGAAGAAACCCGTGAATTGAATGTGTTGTTTCTGGTGGATGGCAGTGCTTCTACCCTGTTTGGCACACACAGCTATCTAAAATCGGAACTGATCACGGAAATCACTGCTGTGCTATCTTTTTCTGCTCTTTCCAATAATGACAAAGTGGGCCTGCTGCTCTTTACTGATGATGTGGAAAAATACGTTCCTCCCCGCAAAGGAAAGAAATCAGCACTGCGAATTCTAAGAGATATTCTATATTTCGAACCTAAAAATAAACAAACAAACATCACAAAAGCGGTGGAATACATTTATCGCCTTACCAAAAAGAAAAGTATTATTTTCGTTATTTCGGATTTCATGGATGACGATTATACAAACAGCCTTAAGCTTCTGGCAAAAAAACATGATGTGATCGCTTTGCGAGTTTTAGATAAAGCAGAAATTGAACTTCCAGATGCTGGAATTCTGCAATTGAAAGATGCAGAATCGGGAAAAATGATCACTGTGAATTCTTCCCATAAAAAAATTCGAGATCGTTACTCTGATTTGATAAAAGAACAAGATGAAAAACTGAAAGAAACTTTTAGGAAAATGAAGATAGAACTTGTAACCCTTTTTACCGATAAACCTTACGCACCAGAACTGAGAAAATTTTTCAAATTCAGAATTCGCATGAAGAACCAGAGGTAA
- a CDS encoding tetratricopeptide repeat protein: MKKKLIILMLISFSLLSAEMLNYDKVLSNLKGIKYYKNGEYDKAGEAFEDNAIQHPNDPRLQFNQGNAQYKNGNLEEAENSYNMALKNPDFKDKSLAHQNLGNVKFQQKDYKNAIKHYRDALIQNPDNLDARYNYELAARMLQKQQQQQQNQQQQQQNDDKKENEDQQKQQQQQQDQQKKDEEKKDQQQQQKKEENKDQQPQEEQKTEKQKAEEKKKEDAEKILKALLQKEKEEMKKEKQKMNVDKAKEGKYW, from the coding sequence ATGAAAAAAAAATTGATTATCTTAATGCTGATTTCGTTCAGCTTACTTTCAGCAGAAATGCTGAATTACGACAAGGTGCTTTCCAACCTGAAAGGTATTAAATACTACAAAAATGGTGAATACGACAAAGCTGGAGAAGCTTTTGAAGATAATGCTATTCAGCATCCAAACGATCCTCGCCTGCAGTTCAATCAGGGAAATGCCCAATATAAAAACGGTAATCTGGAAGAAGCAGAGAACTCATACAACATGGCTCTAAAAAATCCTGATTTCAAAGATAAATCGTTGGCTCATCAGAATCTGGGAAATGTAAAATTCCAGCAGAAAGATTATAAGAATGCCATAAAACATTATCGTGATGCCCTCATTCAAAATCCAGACAACCTCGATGCCAGATACAATTATGAACTGGCTGCAAGAATGCTTCAGAAACAACAGCAGCAACAACAGAATCAGCAGCAACAGCAGCAGAACGACGATAAGAAAGAAAATGAAGATCAGCAAAAGCAGCAACAACAACAGCAGGATCAACAAAAGAAAGACGAAGAGAAAAAAGACCAACAGCAGCAACAGAAGAAAGAAGAAAATAAAGATCAACAGCCGCAGGAAGAACAGAAAACTGAAAAACAGAAAGCAGAAGAAAAGAAAAAAGAAGATGCAGAAAAAATTCTGAAAGCTCTCTTGCAGAAAGAGAAAGAAGAGATGAAGAAAGAAAAGCAGAAGATGAATGTTGACAAAGCCAAAGAAGGTAAATATTGGTAA
- a CDS encoding LytR C-terminal domain-containing protein: MSQIQKRLVIVIIVVLLAVLSIAIFLNLDRSENVVKQEKKPPPSLKLALLNGCGIDGVATEVKEYFINKTSGNVDIVSWRNVDRNLFIYNKSIIVIKKDDDEKLKYLMDFTGIDRKIYAIDDNAIEDLQIILGNDYREFFK, from the coding sequence TTGTCACAGATTCAAAAGAGGCTTGTAATCGTTATTATAGTAGTACTTTTAGCTGTCTTATCGATTGCGATTTTCTTGAATTTAGATAGAAGTGAGAATGTTGTAAAACAAGAAAAAAAACCACCTCCAAGTTTGAAATTAGCACTTTTAAATGGTTGTGGAATTGATGGGGTTGCAACGGAAGTAAAAGAATATTTCATCAATAAAACTTCGGGAAATGTGGATATCGTTTCCTGGCGAAATGTTGATAGAAATTTATTCATTTATAATAAAAGTATCATCGTTATAAAAAAAGATGACGATGAAAAATTAAAATATTTAATGGATTTTACCGGGATCGATCGCAAGATCTATGCAATTGACGATAATGCAATCGAAGATCTGCAGATCATTCTGGGAAACGATTACAGAGAGTTTTTTAAATAG
- a CDS encoding VWA domain-containing protein: MRWGNPYLLFLLILIPIFFILIGLAEHRRKKNFTKFGESRFYNFFLQEYSAFHWGLKNVLFVIAILFMIIAIARPRWNKEVQIVKKEGIDIAICLDVSKSMDAQDIQPSRIDRAKDQISLFIDQLKGDRISIVAFAGRSYVQCPLTDDYGAAKLFLNLLDTESVPSYGTNIGGAIEKAISLFGEEEKHKVIIVVSDGEDLEESAIDVAKDAIKQNAIIYTLGVGSPEGSTIPLKDESGNTVYAKDDKGDIIFTKLDINTLTQIAKIGNGRFFPITPQQSEIFEIMKNINEIEKKKFDSREFVRYKEQYKYFVIAALILLILESLIIYKKKVKFKRVI, from the coding sequence ATGCGTTGGGGAAATCCGTATTTACTGTTTCTTTTGATCCTGATACCGATCTTTTTCATTTTGATCGGACTGGCAGAACATCGCAGAAAAAAGAATTTCACTAAATTCGGTGAAAGCAGATTTTATAATTTCTTTTTGCAGGAATATTCTGCTTTTCACTGGGGATTGAAAAACGTTTTATTCGTTATCGCAATTTTATTCATGATAATTGCAATTGCCCGTCCCCGTTGGAATAAAGAAGTGCAGATAGTGAAAAAGGAAGGGATTGATATTGCCATCTGCCTGGATGTTTCCAAAAGTATGGACGCTCAGGATATTCAACCCAGCCGAATCGATAGAGCCAAAGATCAGATTTCGCTGTTTATCGATCAGCTTAAAGGTGATAGAATATCCATAGTTGCTTTTGCTGGAAGAAGTTACGTGCAATGTCCACTCACCGATGATTACGGTGCAGCCAAACTTTTCCTGAATTTACTGGATACCGAAAGTGTGCCTTCTTACGGAACAAATATTGGTGGTGCAATAGAAAAAGCGATTTCACTGTTTGGCGAAGAAGAAAAACATAAAGTCATCATCGTGGTCAGCGATGGCGAGGATCTGGAAGAAAGTGCGATCGATGTAGCTAAAGATGCGATCAAACAGAATGCTATTATTTACACTTTGGGTGTTGGTTCGCCGGAAGGCAGCACGATCCCGCTGAAAGATGAATCAGGAAATACCGTTTATGCCAAAGATGATAAAGGCGACATAATTTTTACCAAATTGGATATCAACACTCTCACGCAAATCGCCAAGATCGGTAATGGACGCTTCTTCCCTATCACTCCGCAACAGTCGGAAATTTTTGAGATCATGAAAAACATCAATGAGATCGAGAAAAAGAAATTCGATTCCCGGGAATTTGTACGCTACAAAGAACAATACAAGTATTTTGTGATCGCAGCATTGATCCTGCTAATCTTGGAATCTTTGATTATCTACAAAAAGAAAGTTAAATTTAAAAGAGTGATTTAA
- a CDS encoding MoxR family ATPase: protein MTIEEINQKVIEKSQIIDTLNEEIGKVVVGQKYMIKRMLVGLLADGHILLEGVPGLAKTLAVNTVANTIKASFKRLQFTPDLLPADLVGTLIYNQKSGEFVPKKGPIFANFILADEINRAPAKVQSALLESMQERQVTIGDTTYPLPKPFLVMATQNPLEQEGTYPLPEAQVDRFMLKLLIDYPSRAEENLIMEKMVRDDEIKIKPVLKPKEILEMRNLIKDIYMENKVKDYILDLVFATRNPQEYKNLSELKDLIECGASPRASIFLARAAKAHAFLEHRGYVTPDDIKAIGKDILRHRIILTYEAEAEQISQEDIVNRLFDEIEVP from the coding sequence ATGACAATTGAAGAAATTAATCAGAAAGTTATCGAAAAAAGTCAGATCATCGACACATTGAATGAAGAGATCGGAAAAGTAGTCGTTGGTCAGAAGTACATGATAAAGCGAATGCTGGTCGGTCTTTTAGCAGATGGACACATTTTACTGGAAGGTGTTCCCGGCTTGGCAAAAACTTTAGCTGTAAATACTGTTGCCAATACGATCAAAGCCAGTTTTAAAAGATTGCAGTTCACTCCCGATCTGCTACCGGCAGATTTGGTGGGAACGCTCATCTACAACCAGAAATCCGGTGAATTTGTTCCCAAAAAAGGACCGATTTTCGCCAATTTCATTTTAGCGGATGAGATCAATCGTGCTCCGGCAAAAGTACAATCTGCATTGCTGGAATCGATGCAGGAAAGACAGGTTACGATCGGCGACACAACTTATCCGCTGCCAAAGCCATTTCTGGTGATGGCAACTCAGAATCCCCTGGAACAGGAAGGAACGTATCCGCTACCCGAAGCTCAAGTTGACCGTTTTATGCTGAAACTCCTGATCGATTATCCTTCTCGTGCCGAAGAAAATCTGATCATGGAAAAAATGGTGCGCGATGATGAGATCAAGATCAAACCTGTGCTAAAACCTAAAGAAATTCTGGAAATGCGCAACCTGATAAAAGACATCTACATGGAAAATAAAGTAAAAGATTATATTCTGGATCTGGTTTTTGCTACGCGTAATCCCCAAGAATACAAAAATCTCTCGGAGCTGAAGGATCTGATCGAATGCGGAGCTTCTCCCCGTGCCAGTATTTTCCTGGCTCGTGCAGCCAAAGCTCATGCTTTCCTGGAACATCGCGGCTACGTAACACCCGACGATATTAAAGCCATCGGAAAGGATATTCTGCGTCACCGCATCATACTTACTTATGAGGCAGAAGCAGAACAAATATCTCAGGAAGATATTGTTAATCGCCTGTTTGATGAGATCGAAGTGCCGTAA
- a CDS encoding HIT domain-containing protein — translation MSDILYSPWRLQYILSQKIEKCIFCIRPSAEDDNKHLILHRTKHSFVIMNMYPYNNGHLMAVPFNHVSSLTDLSKEEIDDLFETVQLCEKVLRSNYNPDGLNIGINLGRAAGAGIDTHLHVHVIPRWSGDVNFMTAVNGTRVIPESFERAYSELKKHFEIVMNSQE, via the coding sequence ATGAGTGATATTTTATATTCTCCCTGGCGTTTGCAATACATACTTTCCCAGAAAATAGAAAAATGCATCTTCTGCATCCGCCCTTCAGCCGAAGATGACAACAAACATTTAATTCTGCATCGTACAAAACACAGCTTCGTAATAATGAATATGTATCCCTACAATAATGGACATCTCATGGCTGTTCCTTTCAACCATGTTTCATCATTAACGGATTTATCGAAAGAAGAAATCGACGATCTATTCGAAACAGTTCAACTTTGCGAAAAAGTTTTACGCTCCAATTACAATCCTGACGGACTGAATATTGGAATAAATCTGGGCAGAGCTGCCGGTGCTGGAATCGACACACATCTGCATGTTCACGTTATTCCACGTTGGAGCGGAGACGTTAATTTTATGACAGCTGTAAACGGAACCAGGGTAATTCCCGAATCCTTTGAACGAGCATATTCAGAACTCAAAAAACATTTTGAAATTGTGATGAATTCACAAGAATAA
- a CDS encoding BatD family protein, which yields MKKIFLIIGLILISFLNAELLRIDSYVNQTKIGTSDRLNFTIEISGEEANQVAEPDLPEIKGFRNLGSSTSTSSSVSIINGRMQSEYTKKYTYTLVPKAKGKYIIPPVTIRFKNETYKTTTITVEVVEGSTEPPPPTSRNFNRNQQKQTQNNFEENLFVIAEINKTIFWENEPITVDYTLLTRYNITNISFGEDQNFSGFWKEDVFTPSQINFSRRNYNGVLYNTMLMKTIVLFPTQSGKMEIPSMELLVDIRTEPTSFFDFGATKQYSIKSKPLRINVRELPEEGKPQNFTNAVGTYSLSSNVSDTELKVGDSFTYTLELKGEGNLKQFDVPTLPLIQHLRFLDPEITNEINQDQKSGTKNIKYLVIAQEKGTFTIPPIKFSFFDTKQGRYRTLQSDSYTLNIAEGSGSIIPSSTAQSVVRMEGKDIGFIIKDTNLRNKKIWFDSFLYWLIIFLIFLIIPTSSLYTKQKEKLQGNLDFQRQRRANKILKKYMKQATEYHKIEDVRFYAAAQTGLSSYLCDKLRIPRGSTTDQIITEISSRNIQNELLEKIKDIFETCNKARFMPGGFSRDNIQADFLELKEIITEISRSKL from the coding sequence ATGAAAAAGATATTTTTGATAATCGGATTGATATTGATTTCGTTTCTAAATGCAGAATTGCTGCGCATCGATTCCTATGTGAATCAGACTAAGATCGGCACCAGCGACAGGCTGAATTTTACTATCGAAATTTCCGGTGAAGAAGCAAATCAGGTAGCAGAGCCGGATCTTCCTGAAATCAAGGGGTTCCGCAATCTGGGAAGTTCCACTTCCACTTCCTCGTCGGTTTCCATTATCAACGGCAGGATGCAATCCGAATATACCAAAAAATACACATACACTTTAGTTCCGAAAGCAAAAGGTAAATACATCATTCCGCCTGTTACAATTAGATTCAAGAATGAAACTTATAAAACCACAACCATTACTGTGGAAGTTGTGGAAGGCAGCACAGAACCTCCACCTCCAACTTCCAGAAATTTCAATCGAAACCAGCAGAAGCAGACCCAGAATAATTTCGAGGAAAATCTATTCGTAATCGCTGAAATCAATAAAACAATTTTTTGGGAAAATGAGCCGATCACTGTCGATTACACACTTCTCACCCGATATAACATCACCAATATTTCTTTTGGTGAAGATCAGAATTTCAGTGGATTCTGGAAAGAAGATGTTTTCACTCCAAGTCAGATAAATTTCAGTCGCAGAAATTACAATGGCGTTCTTTACAACACAATGTTGATGAAAACGATCGTGCTCTTCCCTACCCAAAGCGGAAAAATGGAAATTCCATCGATGGAACTGCTGGTGGATATTCGCACTGAACCGACCAGTTTCTTCGATTTTGGTGCGACCAAACAATATTCCATCAAAAGTAAACCGCTCAGGATAAACGTGCGTGAACTTCCTGAAGAGGGAAAACCGCAGAATTTCACAAATGCAGTTGGAACGTATAGTTTGAGCAGCAATGTAAGTGATACGGAGCTGAAAGTTGGTGATTCTTTTACCTACACTTTGGAATTGAAAGGTGAAGGCAACCTGAAGCAGTTTGATGTGCCTACTTTACCACTAATTCAGCATTTAAGGTTTCTCGATCCGGAAATTACCAACGAGATTAATCAGGATCAGAAATCCGGAACCAAAAACATTAAATATCTTGTGATCGCACAGGAAAAAGGCACATTCACGATTCCTCCGATCAAATTCAGTTTTTTCGATACAAAACAAGGAAGATACCGCACATTGCAATCCGACAGCTACACCTTGAATATTGCAGAAGGAAGCGGTTCCATCATTCCCAGCAGCACAGCTCAGTCGGTAGTTCGCATGGAAGGAAAAGATATAGGATTTATCATCAAAGATACAAACCTGAGAAACAAAAAGATCTGGTTTGATTCTTTTCTCTACTGGTTGATAATATTTCTGATTTTCTTGATAATTCCAACTTCTTCGCTTTATACAAAACAAAAAGAAAAACTGCAGGGAAATCTCGATTTTCAACGCCAGCGCAGAGCAAATAAAATTCTGAAAAAATACATGAAACAGGCTACTGAATATCACAAAATAGAAGATGTGAGATTTTATGCCGCAGCTCAAACCGGTCTCAGCAGCTATCTGTGCGATAAACTGCGCATTCCGCGCGGCAGCACGACCGATCAGATAATAACTGAGATTTCCAGCAGAAATATTCAAAATGAACTTCTGGAAAAGATCAAAGATATCTTCGAAACCTGCAACAAAGCTCGCTTCATGCCAGGTGGATTTTCCAGAGATAACATACAAGCAGATTTTCTTGAACTTAAAGAAATCATAACAGAAATTTCTCGGAGTAAATTATGA
- a CDS encoding VWA domain-containing protein, with translation MLEFVHPDWFWAFFILIPYLLYEIFFKQKRKVRLLHSRVELLKKISGSSWIYNYFPILLRTLVIALLILALARPRLAHKRQQITGKGIDIMLAVDVSGSMQAVDFQPTNRLEAAKEVAKEFINKRRNDRIGMIVFAENAFTQCPLTLDYNILMTIMDNVEINKEANGTAIGMGLATSVARLRESEAKSKVIILITDGRNNAGEIDPLTAADLAATYDIKVYPIGVGSTGLVDFPIQTAFGIQYRKVKIDIDMDTLNDIAEKTGTERALRATNTAELEAIMKHIDEMEKTEIKINDYYVYQEMFWRFLLLAFALLMIEFIFRIVIRKEIP, from the coding sequence ATGCTTGAGTTTGTGCATCCTGACTGGTTCTGGGCATTTTTTATTTTGATCCCGTATCTGCTTTATGAGATATTCTTCAAGCAGAAAAGAAAAGTTCGTTTGCTGCACAGTCGAGTTGAACTTCTTAAGAAAATTTCCGGCAGCAGTTGGATCTATAATTATTTTCCAATTCTTTTAAGAACTCTTGTTATTGCACTTCTTATCCTGGCTTTAGCACGTCCGCGCCTGGCTCATAAAAGGCAGCAGATCACCGGCAAAGGCATCGATATTATGCTGGCTGTAGACGTTAGTGGAAGTATGCAGGCAGTTGACTTCCAACCCACAAACCGCTTGGAAGCTGCCAAAGAAGTTGCCAAAGAATTTATTAATAAACGCCGAAACGACAGGATCGGGATGATCGTGTTTGCCGAAAATGCTTTCACACAATGTCCACTCACTTTGGATTACAATATTCTGATGACAATTATGGACAACGTGGAAATCAACAAAGAAGCGAATGGAACTGCGATAGGGATGGGTTTAGCCACTTCTGTAGCGAGGCTGCGCGAATCGGAAGCAAAATCTAAAGTAATAATTTTAATAACAGATGGTAGAAACAATGCCGGCGAGATCGATCCGCTCACAGCTGCTGATCTGGCAGCAACCTACGATATAAAAGTTTATCCGATTGGCGTTGGTAGTACCGGTTTGGTAGATTTTCCGATACAAACAGCTTTCGGAATACAATATCGCAAAGTTAAGATCGATATCGATATGGACACTTTAAACGACATTGCTGAAAAAACTGGAACAGAAAGAGCACTGAGAGCTACAAACACAGCAGAATTAGAAGCCATCATGAAACATATCGATGAAATGGAAAAAACTGAGATCAAGATCAATGATTATTACGTTTACCAGGAAATGTTCTGGCGTTTTCTTTTATTGGCATTTGCACTTTTGATGATCGAATTTATTTTTAGAATTGTAATAAGGAAAGAGATTCCGTGA
- a CDS encoding YfcE family phosphodiesterase, protein MKRIMIMSDTHRNQVLLRKAFLDEENITHIFHLGDTYEDLDENLDLIEGIEVFKVPGLYHDGYLNRSIHHSIPATVENWKFQLVHFLNDVKKLHKNLDFVLYGHTHRPNFRELNGMYFINPGHLKRSRDRGNDASYIIAETETDKITFNWKKLNKEIFMTKTISR, encoded by the coding sequence ATGAAGAGAATAATGATTATGTCTGATACTCATAGAAATCAAGTCTTATTAAGGAAAGCATTCCTGGATGAGGAAAATATAACGCATATTTTCCATTTGGGAGATACTTACGAAGATCTGGATGAAAATCTTGATCTGATCGAAGGTATAGAAGTATTCAAAGTTCCCGGATTGTATCACGATGGCTACCTTAACAGATCTATCCACCATAGCATTCCAGCAACAGTAGAAAATTGGAAATTCCAGCTGGTCCATTTTTTGAATGATGTAAAAAAACTTCATAAAAATCTGGACTTTGTGCTTTACGGACATACTCATCGACCAAATTTCAGAGAATTGAATGGAATGTATTTTATCAATCCCGGTCACCTGAAAAGATCAAGAGATCGCGGCAACGATGCATCTTATATTATTGCCGAAACAGAAACTGATAAAATCACTTTCAATTGGAAAAAATTAAATAAAGAAATTTTTATGACAAAAACCATATCGAGATAA
- the rsfS gene encoding ribosome silencing factor: MKTERLQNVEKIIGWALDKKAENVLHYDVEGKTDFTDSIIVCHGTADLHVKAIADFIISQASENGIKLYAKEGFQNSQWIILDFIDIIVHVFNEETREFYHLEDLYKRTPRNREKR, translated from the coding sequence ATGAAAACAGAACGCTTACAGAATGTAGAAAAGATCATTGGCTGGGCTTTAGATAAAAAAGCCGAAAATGTTTTACATTACGATGTTGAGGGAAAAACCGATTTCACAGATTCGATCATTGTTTGTCATGGAACAGCAGATCTTCATGTAAAGGCAATTGCCGATTTTATCATAAGTCAGGCTTCAGAAAACGGCATTAAACTATATGCCAAAGAAGGTTTTCAAAATTCTCAATGGATTATACTGGATTTCATTGATATTATAGTGCATGTTTTTAATGAAGAAACAAGAGAATTCTATCATCTTGAAGATCTTTACAAGAGAACTCCCAGAAACAGGGAAAAGAGATAA